A genomic region of Pseudochaenichthys georgianus chromosome 12, fPseGeo1.2, whole genome shotgun sequence contains the following coding sequences:
- the LOC117456428 gene encoding 5-hydroxytryptamine receptor 4, translated as MATESPLHLLDDLINTGQQQQEQQQEFLISLESIILTIFLSIIIIMTVCGNLLVMVALCKDRHLRKKKTNYFIVSLAFADLLVALLVMPFAAIELITGEWRYGEIFCLVRTSLDVLLTTASILHLCCIALDRYYAICCQPLVYRHKMTPVRVAVMLSGCWFIPIFISFLPIMQSWNAIGIEDIIEERKGLARASNDTSCVFLVNRPYALICSAVAFYVPLALMVLAYQRIYVTAMTHVRQIETLQRAGSAPVSGPTPMITVRSSTSSDPTDHYRLRTTRALSPSEQAPIANSRMRIETKAAKTLAVIMGCFCLCWAPFFITNIVDPFIHYSVPWQLWTAWLWLGYINSGLNPFLYAFLNRAFRRAFLVILCCGDERYARQGSCSYGQVHRACSAASVNGTSMALRLSFLPNRSYSDNGRTILANEQSQDSVGTL; from the exons ATGGCCACAGAATCACCTCTACA TTTGTTGGATGACCTCATAAACACAGGACAACAACAGCAGGAACAGCAGCAGGAATTCCTGATTTCGCTGGAGTCGATTATTCTCaccatatttctctccattattattataatgacaGTGTGTGGCAATCTGCTAGTCATGGTGGCACTGTGCAAGGACAGACATTTACG AAAGAAGAAGACAAACTACTTCATTGTGTCTCTTGCGTTTGCTGACTTGCTGGTTGCATTGTTGGTGATGCCATTCGCTGCCATTGAGCTGATTACCGGCGAGTGGCGATACGGAGAGATCTTCTGCCTGGTGCGAACGTCTCTGGACGTCCTGTTGACTACAGCATCCATCCTGCACCTCTGCTGCATTGCGCTTGacag GTACTACGCTATCTGCTGCCAGCCTCTGGTCTACAGACACAAGATGACCCCGGTCAGAGTGGCAGTGATGCTCAGTGGCTGTTGGTTCATCCCCATATTCATCTCCTTTCTACCCATAATGCAAAGCTGGAACGCTATCGGCATCGAGGACATT ATTGAGGAAAGAAAAGGCTTGGCTCGAGCCTCTAATGACACAAGTTGTGTGTTTCTGGTGAACCGGCCGTACGCCCTGATCTGCTCTGCGGTGGCCTTTTATGTCCCGTTGGCCCTTATGGTCCTGGCCTACCAGCGGATCTACGTCACCGCCATGACTCATGTACGACAGATTGAGACACTACAGCGAGCCGGCTCTGCCCCTGTGAGTGGACCGACTCCGATGATCACAGTGAGGTCCTCCACTTCCTCAGACCCTACGGATCACTACCGCCTCAGGACAACAAGGGCCCTCTCCCCTTCAGAGCAGGCCCCCATAGCAAATAGCCGCATGCGCATTGAGACCAAGGCGGCAAAGACGCTGGCAGTTATAATGGGTTGTTTCTGCCTGTGTTGGGCACCATTTTTCATCACCAACATAGTGGACCCCTTCATCCATTACTCAGTGCCCTGGCAGCTATGGACAGCCTGGCTGTGGCTCGGGTACATTAACTCAGGGTTGAACCCCTTCCTGTACGCCTTTCTGAACCGGGCGTTTCGGAGAGCCTTTCTGGTGATCCTCTGCTGTGGGGATGAGCGGTACGCACGACAGGGGAGCTGCTCCTATGGACAGGTCCACAGAGCGTGCTCTGCTGCATCGGTCAACGGAACGTCAATGGCACTAAG